From Alienimonas californiensis, a single genomic window includes:
- a CDS encoding PAS domain-containing protein — translation MPSALDPPRSEMDYSALDIAIEDAASGVGLPFLPGPPPPPLRAATLIGVAILDRRLRYRRIDAALAAVNGRASEDHLGRSVAEVRPDLVDVIGPILQQVMETGEPRLSIPFEGSARSAPSGRRWLSSYFPLPPSAESLRSGRDGPAGVVAVVREVNEELVDRPHGVSDERFRELVTQTTVGLAQVDRDGTFLYVNDRFCEMTGWARHELVGVRSQQEITHPHDAGRNEVKFARALKTGEPYLSDKRYRRPDGRSVWVRNTTTVLPGPDGQAESLFAVAVDMTDRVRTQRALSRSESRLRLATEAGGMGAWAYDLRKGTADWSSEALEIYGGGFDGKPTREELQARVHPDDRPLLERVEPRPADGGPARVDMTYRVVHPPRPGQKQGEIRWVRALGEQWFDEFDRPLRSVGVLRDVTTEHVAADRLAQSERRLRLAVDAADLGIWEFDAATGLSAWDARTATLFGYGQQFQGGKRLYTHPEMFAAIHPDDRERIAEKITETLDPAGSGKYEAEHRVVHPDGAALTLSVAGEATFVGAGPQRRAVRVTGTVKDVTERRERARRLAEAEERRRLAAEAADLGAFDLDRRTDRLWWDPRCRAIYDADGPEVVDAAAAYERVHPEDRDRLRAALEAACALGGNPRYQADYRIVRGDGVVRWARVYGEGRFEQPGAPATRLVGCVRDITEERERETRLAETEERRRLAAEAADLGAYDYDLRTGVIWWDDRCRGIFGAAAAEVTGVSAAFNRIHPDDLMRVRAAVDAACAPTGSNRYQAEYRVVHRDGSVRWVRANGEARFDRPDERAVRLLGCVRDFTEDRRREERLRLSEERQRLAAAASELGSFTRDLRTGEVWWDERSRELFDMTGETVLSADTLERMHPEDRRQVQQRVEAAANRTGPARFRVEYRLPQPDGSHRWIRSQSEVQFEGPDGPAVRIIGYLQDVTAEKRHAKALEEAKARLEQSNDELEREVARRTAQLRTAAERLAEAGRQERDRIAHVLHDHLQQILVGAKMNLSVLTMTADDRTRELTERVADLIDEAIGESRSLSAELSPPILRTAGLGPALGWLAEQFRTRHGLNVRVETDADASAELDDSLAALLFGAAREGLLNAAKHARAASVRLKFERCVCGPECGLPGGSRGNCSGVRLIVADDGVGFDAAAQAGDAPSGFGMSDLRQRVDLLGGAVDVVSAPGAGCTLQVCVPLPSVP, via the coding sequence ATGCCGTCCGCCCTCGATCCGCCGCGGTCCGAAATGGACTACTCGGCGCTGGACATTGCCATCGAGGACGCCGCCTCCGGCGTGGGGCTCCCGTTCCTGCCCGGTCCGCCGCCCCCCCCGCTGCGGGCGGCGACGCTGATCGGCGTGGCGATCCTGGACCGGCGGCTGCGGTATCGCCGGATCGACGCGGCGCTGGCGGCGGTCAACGGGCGGGCGTCGGAGGACCACCTCGGCCGATCCGTCGCGGAGGTGCGGCCGGATCTGGTGGACGTGATCGGTCCGATCCTTCAACAGGTGATGGAAACCGGCGAGCCGCGGCTGTCGATCCCCTTCGAGGGCTCGGCCCGCTCCGCGCCCAGCGGGCGGCGCTGGCTGAGCAGCTACTTCCCGCTGCCCCCCAGCGCGGAGTCGCTCCGCAGCGGTCGGGACGGCCCCGCCGGCGTGGTCGCGGTCGTCCGGGAGGTGAACGAAGAACTTGTCGACCGCCCCCACGGCGTTTCCGACGAACGCTTCCGCGAACTGGTCACGCAGACGACCGTCGGCCTCGCCCAGGTCGACCGGGACGGCACGTTCCTATACGTCAACGATCGCTTCTGCGAGATGACCGGCTGGGCCCGGCACGAACTGGTGGGGGTCCGCTCCCAGCAGGAGATCACTCACCCGCACGACGCCGGCCGCAACGAGGTCAAATTCGCCCGCGCGCTGAAGACCGGGGAACCGTACCTCAGCGACAAGCGCTACCGCCGCCCCGACGGCCGCAGCGTGTGGGTGCGGAACACCACGACCGTGCTGCCCGGCCCGGACGGGCAGGCGGAAAGCCTGTTCGCCGTCGCGGTCGACATGACCGACCGCGTGCGGACCCAGCGGGCGCTCTCCCGCAGCGAAAGCCGTCTGCGGCTGGCCACGGAGGCCGGCGGGATGGGCGCCTGGGCCTACGACCTGAGAAAGGGCACGGCGGACTGGTCCTCGGAGGCGCTGGAGATCTACGGGGGCGGGTTCGACGGCAAGCCCACGCGGGAGGAGTTGCAGGCCCGCGTGCATCCGGACGACCGCCCCCTGCTGGAACGCGTCGAACCCCGCCCCGCGGACGGCGGACCGGCCCGCGTGGACATGACCTACCGCGTCGTCCACCCGCCGCGGCCCGGCCAGAAGCAGGGCGAGATCCGCTGGGTGCGGGCGCTGGGCGAGCAGTGGTTCGACGAGTTCGACCGCCCCCTGCGCAGCGTGGGCGTGCTGCGGGACGTGACGACCGAGCACGTCGCCGCCGACCGGCTCGCCCAGAGCGAACGCCGCCTGCGGCTGGCCGTCGACGCCGCCGACCTGGGCATCTGGGAGTTCGACGCCGCCACCGGCCTGTCTGCCTGGGACGCCCGTACCGCGACGCTGTTCGGCTACGGGCAGCAGTTCCAGGGCGGCAAGCGGCTCTACACGCACCCGGAGATGTTCGCCGCGATCCACCCCGACGATCGGGAGCGCATCGCCGAGAAGATCACGGAGACGCTCGACCCGGCGGGCAGCGGAAAGTACGAGGCGGAGCACCGCGTCGTGCACCCGGACGGCGCGGCGCTCACGCTGTCGGTCGCGGGGGAGGCGACGTTCGTCGGCGCGGGGCCGCAGCGCCGGGCCGTGCGGGTGACCGGCACGGTCAAGGACGTGACGGAGCGGCGGGAGCGCGCCCGCCGCCTCGCCGAAGCCGAGGAACGCCGCCGCCTCGCCGCCGAGGCCGCCGACCTCGGAGCGTTCGACCTGGATCGGCGGACCGATCGGCTGTGGTGGGACCCCCGCTGCCGCGCGATCTACGACGCGGACGGCCCGGAGGTGGTGGACGCCGCTGCCGCTTACGAACGTGTTCACCCCGAAGACCGGGACCGGTTGCGGGCGGCCCTGGAAGCCGCCTGCGCGCTGGGCGGCAACCCCCGTTATCAGGCCGATTACCGCATCGTCCGCGGCGACGGGGTCGTGCGGTGGGCGCGGGTGTACGGCGAGGGGCGGTTCGAGCAGCCCGGCGCCCCGGCGACGCGGCTGGTGGGTTGCGTGCGGGATATTACCGAGGAGCGGGAGCGGGAGACCCGCCTCGCCGAGACGGAGGAACGCCGCCGCCTCGCCGCCGAGGCCGCCGACCTCGGGGCGTACGACTACGACCTGCGGACCGGCGTCATCTGGTGGGACGACCGCTGCCGCGGGATCTTCGGCGCCGCCGCCGCGGAGGTGACCGGCGTCAGCGCGGCGTTCAATCGGATTCACCCCGACGACCTGATGCGCGTGCGGGCCGCCGTCGACGCCGCCTGCGCCCCGACCGGCAGCAACCGCTACCAGGCGGAGTACCGCGTCGTGCACCGGGACGGCAGCGTCCGCTGGGTGCGGGCGAACGGCGAGGCCCGCTTCGACCGGCCCGACGAGCGGGCCGTCCGCCTGCTCGGCTGCGTGCGGGACTTCACCGAGGACCGCCGGCGCGAGGAACGCCTGCGGCTCAGCGAGGAGCGCCAGCGGCTGGCCGCCGCCGCCTCCGAACTCGGCAGCTTCACCCGGGACCTGCGGACCGGGGAGGTCTGGTGGGACGAACGCAGCCGGGAGCTGTTCGACATGACCGGCGAGACCGTGCTCTCGGCGGACACCCTCGAACGCATGCACCCCGAGGATCGCCGGCAGGTCCAGCAGCGGGTCGAAGCCGCCGCGAACCGCACCGGGCCGGCCCGCTTCCGAGTGGAATACCGCCTGCCCCAGCCGGACGGCTCCCACCGCTGGATTCGCTCCCAGTCCGAGGTGCAGTTCGAGGGGCCGGACGGACCGGCGGTCCGAATCATCGGCTACCTGCAGGACGTCACCGCGGAGAAACGCCACGCCAAGGCCCTGGAGGAGGCCAAAGCCCGGCTGGAGCAGTCCAACGACGAACTCGAACGGGAGGTCGCCCGCCGCACCGCCCAGCTGCGCACCGCCGCCGAACGCCTCGCCGAGGCCGGCCGGCAGGAGCGGGACCGCATCGCCCACGTGCTGCACGACCACCTCCAGCAGATTCTGGTCGGGGCGAAGATGAACCTGTCCGTGCTGACGATGACCGCGGACGACCGCACCCGGGAGTTGACCGAGCGCGTCGCCGACCTGATCGACGAGGCGATCGGCGAAAGCCGCAGCCTCTCCGCCGAACTCTCCCCGCCGATCCTCCGCACCGCCGGGCTCGGGCCGGCGCTGGGCTGGCTCGCGGAGCAGTTCCGCACCCGCCACGGCCTGAACGTGCGGGTCGAAACCGACGCCGACGCCTCCGCGGAACTGGACGACTCGCTGGCGGCGCTGCTGTTCGGCGCCGCCCGCGAGGGCCTGCTGAACGCCGCCAAACACGCGCGGGCCGCATCCGTGCGCCTGAAGTTCGAACGCTGCGTCTGCGGACCGGAGTGCGGCCTGCCGGGCGGCTCGCGGGGGAACTGCTCCGGCGTGCGGCTGATCGTCGCCGACGACGGCGTCGGCTTCGACGCCGCCGCCCAGGCCGGCGACGCCCCCTCCGGCTTCGGCATGAGCGACCTGCGGCAACGGGTCGATCTGTTGGGCGGCGCCGTCGACGTCGTCAGCGCCCCGGGGGCCGGCTGCACCCTGCAGGTCTGCGTGCCGCTGCCCAGCGTCCCGTAG
- the lpdA gene encoding dihydrolipoyl dehydrogenase, whose product MPQDAPPSADAAPQAAPADAREFDLIVIGAGPGGYVAALRAAQLGMTVACVELEPALGGTCLRVGCIPSKALLESSEIYHQAQHSYAARGVKFDGLTLDLPAMLKDKDGTVTALTGGIAHLFKKNKVTRVAGRGTLAGRDGERVLVQVDGKDAGTLSAGHVIVATGSAPASLPGIEIDGEFVTDSTGALSYEQVPDHLVVIGAGYIGLELGTVWKRLGAKVTVLEYLDHILPLNDQEIAKAAEKMFRKQGLDLKLGTKVIGVERRDEKGGQVLIEGGDPIECDKVLMSVGRRPYTEGLGLETVGIETDKRGFIPVDEHYTAAPGVSAIGDVIGGAMLAHKAEEEGVACVERLATGHGHIDYGVIPSIVYTSPEIAAVGKTEEELKKEGIEYRKGKFPFVANGRAKAIGNTEGQVKILADKATDRVLGVHILGPHAGDLIAECAAAMAFGATAEDIARTCHAHPTLSEAVKEAALAVDGRALHF is encoded by the coding sequence ATGCCCCAGGACGCCCCCCCCTCCGCCGACGCCGCCCCGCAGGCCGCCCCCGCCGACGCCCGCGAGTTCGACCTCATCGTGATCGGCGCAGGCCCCGGCGGCTACGTCGCCGCCCTGCGGGCCGCCCAACTTGGGATGACCGTCGCCTGCGTGGAGCTGGAGCCCGCCCTGGGCGGCACCTGCCTGCGGGTCGGCTGCATCCCCTCCAAGGCCCTCTTGGAAAGCAGCGAGATCTACCATCAGGCCCAGCACAGCTACGCCGCCCGCGGCGTGAAGTTCGACGGCCTGACCCTCGATCTGCCCGCGATGCTGAAGGACAAGGACGGCACCGTCACCGCCCTCACCGGCGGCATCGCCCACCTGTTCAAGAAGAATAAAGTCACCCGCGTCGCCGGCCGCGGGACCCTCGCCGGCCGCGACGGCGAGCGGGTGTTGGTGCAGGTGGACGGCAAAGACGCCGGCACGCTGTCCGCGGGCCACGTGATCGTCGCCACCGGCAGCGCCCCGGCCAGCCTGCCCGGCATCGAGATCGACGGCGAGTTCGTCACCGACAGCACCGGCGCCCTCTCCTACGAACAGGTCCCCGATCACCTCGTCGTCATCGGCGCCGGCTATATCGGCCTGGAACTGGGCACCGTCTGGAAGCGGCTGGGGGCGAAGGTCACGGTGCTGGAATACCTCGATCATATTCTCCCCTTAAACGATCAGGAGATCGCCAAGGCCGCCGAGAAGATGTTCCGCAAGCAGGGCCTCGATCTGAAGCTCGGCACGAAGGTAATCGGCGTCGAACGCCGGGACGAAAAGGGCGGCCAGGTCCTCATCGAGGGCGGCGACCCGATCGAGTGCGACAAGGTCCTGATGAGCGTCGGCCGCCGCCCCTACACCGAGGGGCTGGGCCTGGAGACGGTCGGCATCGAGACCGACAAACGCGGCTTCATCCCCGTCGACGAGCATTATACGGCGGCTCCCGGCGTGAGCGCGATCGGCGACGTGATCGGCGGCGCCATGCTGGCCCACAAGGCCGAGGAGGAGGGCGTCGCCTGCGTGGAGCGCCTCGCCACCGGCCACGGACACATCGATTACGGCGTGATCCCCAGCATCGTCTATACCTCTCCGGAGATCGCCGCCGTCGGCAAGACCGAAGAAGAGTTGAAGAAGGAAGGAATTGAGTACCGCAAAGGAAAATTCCCCTTCGTCGCCAACGGCCGGGCCAAGGCGATCGGCAACACGGAGGGTCAGGTGAAGATCCTCGCCGACAAAGCGACCGACCGCGTCCTCGGCGTGCACATCCTCGGCCCGCACGCCGGCGACTTAATTGCGGAGTGCGCCGCCGCGATGGCGTTCGGCGCCACCGCCGAGGACATCGCCCGCACCTGCCATGCCCACCCGACGCTCTCCGAGGCCGTCAAAGAAGCCGCCCTCGCCGTCGACGGCCGGGCGTTGCATTTTTAG
- a CDS encoding sulfatase, with amino-acid sequence MTHLPPIVRPLLAVCLSLSFAAAGLAEDEPRPPNVLFVFADDLGWKDVGYQGDGFIETPHLDRLATEGMTFTNAYAAAGNCAPSRACLLSGLYTPRHGLFAVGSTDRGPKRRQRLVPIPNRNGLAPRFVTMAEALKAAGYATGHFGKWHLAGKDGALPTAQGFDVSFDSFGDGTLREGTETNKSGPPSDPKGVFTLTDKAVEFMKENRERPFFCYLAHHAIHTPLQARPETLAKFQAKEHDGNPTAKYAAMTADLDASVGRLLEELDALGLAKNTLVIFTSDNGATNASPQEPLRGSKGGYYEGGVREPCLARWPGVIEPGSTCDEPVINVDFYPTFLDVAGADAPADTPLDGESLVPLFQGGDLKREAIFWHFPGYLDRPVVRGRPSDVALGFRTRPVSVIRKGDWKLHLFHEEWALDGGRNALPGSGAVELYNLAEDLGERNDLAAARPEKRAELLNDLLAWFEATDAPLPTEPNPKYDPSDVGRR; translated from the coding sequence ATGACGCATCTTCCCCCCATCGTCCGGCCGCTGCTGGCCGTCTGTTTGTCGCTGTCGTTTGCGGCAGCCGGTTTGGCAGAGGACGAGCCCCGACCGCCGAACGTGCTGTTCGTGTTCGCGGACGATCTGGGTTGGAAGGACGTCGGCTATCAGGGCGACGGGTTTATCGAGACGCCGCACCTCGACCGGTTGGCGACCGAGGGCATGACCTTCACCAACGCCTACGCCGCCGCGGGGAACTGCGCGCCGAGCCGGGCCTGTTTGCTGTCGGGGCTCTATACGCCGCGGCACGGCCTATTCGCCGTCGGCAGCACGGACCGCGGGCCGAAGCGGCGGCAGCGGCTCGTGCCGATCCCCAACCGCAACGGGCTGGCCCCGCGGTTCGTGACGATGGCCGAGGCGCTGAAGGCCGCCGGGTACGCCACCGGGCATTTCGGCAAGTGGCACCTCGCGGGGAAGGACGGGGCGCTGCCGACCGCGCAGGGGTTCGACGTCTCCTTCGACTCCTTCGGCGACGGGACGCTGCGGGAAGGCACGGAGACCAACAAATCCGGCCCGCCCTCCGACCCCAAAGGCGTGTTCACGCTGACGGACAAGGCCGTCGAGTTTATGAAGGAGAACCGCGAGCGGCCGTTCTTCTGCTATCTCGCCCACCATGCGATTCACACGCCGTTGCAGGCCCGGCCGGAGACGCTGGCGAAGTTTCAGGCCAAAGAGCATGACGGCAATCCGACCGCAAAATACGCCGCGATGACGGCCGATCTGGACGCCAGCGTCGGTCGGTTATTGGAGGAATTGGACGCCCTCGGTCTGGCCAAGAACACGCTGGTGATCTTCACCAGCGACAACGGGGCGACGAACGCCTCGCCGCAGGAACCGCTGCGGGGCAGCAAGGGCGGCTACTACGAGGGCGGCGTCCGCGAGCCCTGCCTCGCCCGCTGGCCGGGGGTGATCGAACCGGGCAGCACGTGCGATGAGCCGGTGATCAACGTGGACTTCTACCCCACCTTCCTCGACGTCGCCGGGGCCGACGCCCCGGCCGATACGCCGCTGGACGGCGAAAGCCTGGTGCCGCTGTTCCAAGGAGGCGACTTAAAGCGGGAGGCGATCTTCTGGCATTTCCCGGGCTATCTGGACCGCCCGGTGGTGCGGGGCCGGCCGTCAGACGTGGCGCTGGGCTTTCGCACCCGACCGGTCAGCGTGATCCGCAAGGGCGATTGGAAATTGCACCTGTTCCACGAGGAATGGGCGCTCGACGGCGGCCGCAACGCCCTGCCCGGCAGCGGAGCCGTGGAGCTGTACAACCTCGCCGAGGATCTCGGCGAGCGAAACGACCTCGCCGCCGCCCGCCCGGAGAAGCGGGCGGAGTTATTGAACGACCTGCTGGCGTGGTTCGAAGCGACCGACGCCCCGCTGCCGACGGAGCCAAACCCGAAGTACGACCCGAGCGACGTGGGGCGGCGGTGA
- a CDS encoding FRG domain-containing protein — MSQKLVQESQTETVEQFVRLISGLERRHVAQWFFRGHSEQEFRLVPSLFRVAEHNPMSDIGSIESYLMGCFKREAPAYLKSPPPLDDELGWLTIAQHHGVPTRLLDWSTNPLVALYFAVEQSPDQDGNVWCLGAHSTHNCLPASTHTDQRSTVRNSGLIVFPRHLSPRVTNQSGCFTNHRTNKPADEADWDDYCRFTKITIPAGKKKQVLSELFDLGIHGAFIWPDLGGLADRLRYEVTVQHDRRTECDASL; from the coding sequence ATGTCTCAGAAGCTCGTCCAAGAATCTCAAACCGAGACTGTCGAACAGTTCGTCCGGTTGATCTCCGGACTTGAACGACGCCATGTCGCTCAATGGTTCTTCCGAGGACATTCAGAACAGGAGTTTCGCTTAGTCCCAAGTCTGTTTCGGGTCGCTGAACACAACCCGATGTCAGACATCGGATCGATCGAATCGTACTTGATGGGCTGTTTCAAGCGGGAGGCTCCGGCTTATCTAAAATCGCCGCCGCCGCTAGACGACGAGCTTGGCTGGCTAACGATTGCCCAACACCATGGGGTGCCGACGCGATTGCTAGACTGGTCGACCAACCCGCTCGTCGCCTTATATTTTGCAGTCGAACAGTCGCCAGACCAAGACGGCAATGTGTGGTGCCTAGGCGCACATTCGACACACAACTGCCTACCGGCAAGCACCCATACCGATCAACGGTCAACAGTGAGAAACTCTGGGTTAATTGTCTTCCCACGACACCTCTCGCCACGTGTAACTAATCAATCCGGCTGTTTCACGAACCATCGCACCAACAAACCTGCTGACGAAGCAGACTGGGACGACTACTGCCGCTTCACGAAGATCACTATCCCTGCAGGAAAGAAGAAGCAGGTGCTTAGTGAACTGTTTGATCTTGGGATTCATGGCGCGTTCATCTGGCCTGACCTTGGAGGGTTGGCCGACCGGCTGCGGTATGAGGTCACCGTCCAGCATGATCGTAGAACTGAGTGCGACGCCTCGCTCTAA
- a CDS encoding DUF1501 domain-containing protein, translated as MFILPGSRGKDLCDPHAGHTRRDLLRVGGSGVLGLSLASMLNLRARAAETGGGSGAPGWNRAKSIIMVYLQGGPSQLDLWDPKENVPDNVRSAFKTIPSVVPGVNVTEILPKLSQQLDKATLIRSLSYTPNGLFNHTAAIYQMMTGYTTDKVSPSGQLEPPSPKDFPNFGSNLIRLRPATEPMLPFVMLPRPLQESNVVGKGGTAGFLGKAYDPYTLYPPGDDMQMDKLATVKVDDLKLPDDVFAARLRRRADLRKSVLDGMREIDQAVSEHKLDTYYEQALELVASGRARDAFDLEAEPDSMRERYGRNTFGQSLLLARRLVEAGTRVVEVIWPKHANSDNHSWDQHTALTKRMKDQSGPMFDEGLSALLADMDDRGLLEDTLVVAVGEFGRSPKRGVSTSGNNNSADGRDHWPYCYTGLVAGAGIRRGHVHGSSDATASAPATDPVHPGELLATIYHAFGIQPETIVYNHLNQPRELVKAEAVTGLFA; from the coding sequence ATGTTCATCCTCCCCGGCTCCCGCGGCAAAGACCTCTGCGATCCCCACGCGGGTCACACCCGCCGCGACCTGCTCCGGGTCGGCGGCTCCGGCGTGCTGGGGCTCTCGCTGGCGTCGATGCTGAACCTCCGGGCCCGCGCGGCAGAGACCGGCGGCGGCAGCGGGGCGCCCGGCTGGAACCGGGCCAAGAGCATCATCATGGTCTACCTGCAGGGCGGGCCGAGCCAACTGGACCTGTGGGACCCCAAGGAGAACGTGCCGGACAACGTCCGCAGCGCCTTCAAGACGATCCCGTCGGTCGTCCCCGGGGTGAACGTCACGGAAATCCTGCCGAAGCTCTCCCAGCAGCTCGATAAAGCGACGCTGATCCGCTCCCTCAGCTACACCCCCAACGGGCTGTTCAACCACACCGCCGCCATCTATCAGATGATGACCGGCTATACGACGGACAAGGTCAGCCCCTCCGGCCAGTTGGAGCCGCCCAGCCCGAAGGACTTTCCGAACTTCGGTTCGAATTTAATCCGCCTGCGGCCGGCGACCGAGCCGATGCTGCCCTTCGTGATGCTGCCCCGGCCGCTGCAGGAGTCGAACGTCGTCGGCAAGGGCGGGACCGCGGGCTTCCTCGGCAAGGCGTACGACCCGTATACGCTCTACCCGCCGGGGGACGATATGCAGATGGACAAATTGGCGACGGTGAAGGTCGACGACCTCAAACTGCCGGACGACGTGTTCGCCGCCCGGCTGCGGCGGCGGGCGGACCTGCGGAAAAGCGTGCTGGACGGCATGCGGGAGATCGACCAGGCCGTCTCCGAGCACAAACTCGACACGTACTACGAGCAGGCCCTCGAACTGGTCGCCAGCGGCCGGGCCCGGGACGCCTTCGACCTGGAGGCGGAGCCGGATTCGATGCGCGAACGCTACGGCCGCAACACCTTCGGCCAGAGCCTGCTGCTGGCCCGCCGCCTCGTGGAGGCCGGCACGCGGGTGGTGGAGGTGATCTGGCCGAAGCACGCCAACAGCGACAACCACTCCTGGGACCAGCACACGGCCCTGACGAAGCGGATGAAGGACCAGTCCGGCCCGATGTTCGACGAAGGCCTGAGCGCCCTGCTGGCGGACATGGACGACCGCGGGCTGCTGGAGGACACGCTGGTGGTCGCCGTGGGCGAGTTCGGCCGCAGTCCGAAGCGGGGGGTGAGCACCTCCGGCAACAACAACTCCGCCGACGGCCGCGACCACTGGCCGTACTGCTACACGGGTTTGGTCGCCGGCGCCGGCATCCGCCGCGGCCATGTGCACGGCTCCAGCGACGCCACCGCCAGCGCCCCCGCGACCGACCCGGTGCACCCCGGCGAACTGCTCGCCACCATCTACCACGCCTTCGGCATCCAGCCGGAAACGATTGTTTATAATCACCTCAACCAACCGCGGGAGTTGGTCAAGGCGGAGGCGGTCACGGGGCTGTTCGCGTGA